The Penaeus monodon isolate SGIC_2016 chromosome 6, NSTDA_Pmon_1, whole genome shotgun sequence genomic sequence GTAATGTCAGCAAGAAAAACCCACGGTGACACCTATTAGCATTTGTTAGAAATTCTGGTTGAGATATGACCAGCTTTTTTGTTTGGGTGCAGAAGGGCAAGAACATTTTGGAACAGAGACTACAAGAAGACACAATTTTCACGAAAAAAGTTGCACTGTAAGGGTTAAAAAAACATCTGTTAACTAGTTACAACGCTTGACTATTTCATTACAGATGACAGATAGTTTTTTAAAACATGGCATAGATGATCAATCTATGGTTGTATTTCTTTTTAGTAAAAGCTCCCAGACCCCAGCCACTACTTTAACATTTTGgggcaaataagaataatattgctTAAAATAGAGTGATAATTTTTGGTTTTAGAATTTAaagcctttttatttcttttcagataGAAGTCCCCCCAATTGGGGGCgtgggaaaagttaaaaaaaaaccgcaaaagcAGATGAGCCACCCCTGAATGTAACTTTTTAGGGGACTTTTTTACGTCCTCAAATTGCTCAATTTCAaaaggacatatatataataaatataaatatatatatataatatatatatattatatatatatgtgttgtgtgtgtgtgttgtgtgtgtgtgtgtggtgggtgtgtgtgtgtgtgtgtgagaatatatatataatatataatatatataatatatataattaaaataaatatattaattcatataaattacacacaaaaatatatatatttaaaaattattaatatatatatatatataatattattaaaacaatataattaatataattttaaataatataaaaaaaatattataataatataatttttaaaatatgtatataaaatataataaatataaataattttataataaaattttaaaaattaataaatatatatatatattttttggggtgttaaaaatatatgaatatatatatataatataatttattaaatattaaataatataaaatataaattttatatgtatcacacacaaaaatttttatataaatatatattaaaaatataaaaatattatatattttattataactatatattatatattataaaatatatttataatatataatgtattataaaataaatatataaaaatatatataattattataaatagttcAACATACAAACCCaaacaatataattaaaagtatttatataatatatatatatatataatatatattaaatattgataatataatatatatatatatatataatataaataatcatatcatcatcaaaaggAGCTCATGTTGAGAGCCGGGACCTTCCACATCTTCGCCACTAAAACCcacttacgcttttctttcacttgggaccatcgacagcccgcaaaatctttgaattttgctcagtttgttttggttttccttcccctttcccacaccatcccgtcagcaaatttttttcaaaactttttcttcTATACATGaccaaaactttaatttcctctttttcaagagTCCAACACggtcttttcaattatttttttcagcacttatCATTCGTTTCTTTTTGCCAGCAATATGCAGTACTCGCTGTAACCCACAAAATNNNNNNNNNNNNNNNNNNNNNNNNNNNNNNNNNNNNNNNNNNNNNNNNNNNNNNNNNNNNNNNNNNNNNNNNNNNNNNNNNNNNNNNNNNNNNNNNNNNNcaatatatatagatatatattttgttattatatatatatatatatataataatattataatattttaatattaataatatataatatatatatatatatatatatatatatattagtaataatatatatatatatatatataatatataatattatatatatgtatatagtataatataatcagaacatactcacacacacaacacacacacacacacacaccccacacacaacacacacacacacacatatatatatatattaatatatataatatatatatgataatacatacatatatatataatatatatattatatatatatatattatggatagtaatatatatgcatatacataaaacatacacacacaacacaacacaaacataatatagtatatatatgatatgatataatatatatagatagtgatagatagatatagtagatagatagatgtatatactatatgtatggaTACGtagataatacatgcatacatacatacatacatatatatacatatatatatatatgtatatatatgtatatgtgatattatatatatatatatatatatatatatatattatataatatatattaatatatataataaaacacatatatgtatataattatatgtaatgtatatatatatattatatataatatcataatatatatatatatataattgtgtatatatatatatatatatatatatatatacatatatatatatatgtatatatatatatgtgtgtgtgtgtgtgtgtgtgtatacggagagggagagagagagggagtcacCGTCCGTTAGAATGCACAGTTACCTGTAttgaaaatgaaggaagggacAAAGAAGCTCGCATTGCACTTTTCcattaataatgaaactaatgcgTGCAACGTTTGGTGAAAAAATatggattgttattatttttcatcactgcCTTGCGAGATATACAAGAAACCTTCTCAAAACCTTTTTGATAGTCCCACCATATGCGTTACCTGTGAACAATCCTGTTGTACTGGTGACTCCAGGTCTTGGAGCAGTCGCGGTGGCCCGGCGGGTGGTGGCTCACCACGTAGGCCTTCTCGCCGGCGTCCTCGGCGCGCTGCAGCTCCTGCGCCATCCAGGCCAGTTCCGCCGCGGGGTCCACGTCGTCGAACAGCAGCCACCTGCGGCAGGAGGGCACGCGGCATGTATCAGTCACCCTgcatgtctgtctacctaccagtccatctatctatctgtctatctgtctctctatctatctgtctgtctatccatctatctatctatctatctatctatctgtctatctatctatctatctatctatctatctatatttatattacgtcaatagtaatgacaatggtaataataataacaataataataataataataataataatgataataataatgatgatgataatgataatgataataataataataataataataatgataataataataataataataataataataataatagtaataataatataatagtaataataattataatattaatagtagtagtagtagtaatgatagtaattatggctGAACAAGGATGAATTTatggatattttcatcattactacctTATTGACACTCATCCCCCCTTCGCATTCCTTTGGCCTCTGTACCCCGCCGAGCCCAACTCACCAGTTGAAGCTATAGCAGTAATTGGTGTTGATTGAGAGGATCCTGAGCCCTGGCTTGATGAGCGTGGAGTAGAAGGCGGAGTAGGTGACGCTGGCTGCGACGTCCGCCGGCAGCCACGTCGCCCACAGCGCCGAGATCTCGTCGTACAGCCAAGAGATGTCGAATTCGTTCTCGATGTACGGTTGAGGGAAACTGGAAGAATCAGGCcaaatatatcttacatatatatgcatacaatcgaTGTTGAGGGAAACTGCAATGCCGGCTCAGTTAAGGGTTTGCTACGGTCTGACAAAAATTTTCGGAAATAAGTGTTATGTCTGGATCAATATATGGCCATTTGTTATGCAGAATTCTCACGCGTTCACGGGGTGGGACTCGTGGTTGCCGATGGCCGGGAACACAGGAATCCCTGGGAAACTGTCCTTGACCATCTGGATGGCCTGGCGAGTCACGTCCAGGTTGCCCTCGCGGGTCGTGTTCCACAGGTTGTGCGGGATCAGGTCGCCCGTCCACACGATGAAGTCGATGTCCTGCGGGGGAAGCGGAGCTCAGACTGTGTGTAGGTCTATTCACAAGAAAACGGGCAGGCGCACAGGCACTCACTTTTtatgattgctgttattattactaccatcgttGTATTACCaccattcttcttcgtctttttcttcttattattatcattattattatcattattattatcattattgttattattgctctcattgttgttactatcatcattcttcttattattaatattattataatgattatcataatagttataatgataataaatatgatgataataatgataacaatgataatgataatgataataatactgataataatgataataataatggaaatactgataataataatgataataatgataatgatgatgatgatgattataataatggtaactgtagtgaatttcccgtggcttcaggcgggtcaccccgcaggttttcgggccgcctgttccctgaCGTTTACGGacctgtataggaactctacggactccttcgccctgcaagatgacgtggctttgctgttttccagtgttttttttaataagaatgaatctgtgtttttataccctccgacttacctttcccattggtccgtgatctacttatacatctacactatttctactgcacgtaacactacttactTACTGaccttatgttctatacttaccttgtcttattattgcctttttcccttcgactaattcacctttagttttgtttctcactcgtttttctctttgtgttttcccgttttccctcacggatcccttcctttcactttttcgtactttcctgtcctttatttattttatgcgcccgtttttgtatagttttattattctttttattttatgtatttttaaacttgtttcaaACCCCACCATACACTAATTAataaactgcattatgggtaaaacctcaccaagcgcgggaagccccagtataaaaggtcaagccaggtcggtcagagggagAGACGCtgtttatcttggtgacagaccttttgtttttttagctggctgactggtgcttctcgtgctgtggttacgttcgaaagatttgtgcgaaattaatgtataatatggatgctcttttttatgttgcctttttagtcagccagtgatgtcattttattgttttttttattgtgactgcGGGATCatcactttcaaaccacccgagagtcatcctcaaaatacgccaaacccacatgtacattacctgtagttgggtaacacgctatcaaactaacatctttaactctaCTGAGTTAAATTATCcactacagtaataatgataataataatgataatgaatgatatttatcattattatcataatcattatggttatcattattattatcattatcatcattattactactaactattgctactgtcattattattctcatcaacattatcattatcactgcaactactaatattttcatcatcattattatggttattactattaccatcactgGCAATATCAACATCATCCTGAGTATgtgcccctccctcctcgccaagTACCTGGTGCGTGTTCGCGATGTGCGAGTACATCTCCTGCAGGAGCCACTTGGGGGCATCGCAGAAGCGGTAGTCGCCCCAGTGCCCAGCCGCAGCCTCGGGGCGCTCGGGAGGTCCTGCGGAAGGAGCACCCGAATGTAAATGCTCCCTGACCACAGTTTTTGTTTAACAATATTTGTACTTATCAGAGTGATTATATGTAATACTGGGAGAATGTTCTTTATTGAGCTATAAGATTATTCATGCTTAGACCAATTTCGGCAACAGTTTCTTTACCTCCTACTTTAGTTTTGATTATGTTCCTATCAAGGCTCGAGGCCAGACCCACCCTCTGCCACTGTACATGAGGCGCTGCCCCTCAGCCACTCACCACTCTCCTCCCTGCAGCAGTAGAAGACGTCGTCGCACTCCGCGTTGCTGCCGGGCTTGTAGAATGGATCAAAGTGCGTGTCTGCCAAGTGCAGGACCCGCATCACAGGCGAGCCGGGCTGTCGGGAAAGGGTTATGCGGCTGAGGTTTCATTTAGCCGGCTATTCAGGCGGGTCATGTCACACTTTGTATCGGCCAGTGAAAGGGCTTGAGTGTTTTAACTGAACAGCGTATCGCGAGGCTGCCTAACCTCCGGCAGGGTCGGGGGTTGGATAGGCGGCTTCGGTGTGTCGGGAAGCGAAACCTCCCACACGCGCTCGGGGTTGTCGGTCTCGCAGCCAAACCCGACGAAGAGCATGCCGCAGGCGTCCTTCCCCGTAATGTGGCGGTTGAGGATTATCCAGTGGAGCTGCGGCTGCGGACCCAGGCAGGACTCGGCAGATTATTGGCGATATCAAACGACAaacgaatatgaatatatatacatgaatatatatatatatatatatatatatatatatatatatatatatgtgtgtgtgtgtgtgtgtgtgtgtgtgtgtgtgtgtgtgtgtgtgtgtgtgtgtgtgtgtgtgtgtgtgtgtttgtgtgtgtgtatgtgtgtgtgtgtgtgtgtgtgcatgtgtatgtgtgtatacaatatatatatatatatatatatatatatatatatatatatatatttgcattttttttttaattaattgtagttttcatgttgtgatggtcttaaaagtgagtacgtgatagggtccccagttcctttccacggagagtgccggtgtttaccttttaggtaatcattctctctagtttgtccgggcttgggaccagcactgacttgggctggcttggctacccagtggctaaataggcaatcgaggtgaagttccttgcccaaggaatttcatcgtataaatcgttcgatttacctaatattatttaaatcagagctcgtgctcacatacgcgcgcgggcgatgcgtgtgtacatggatgcacccacgcactcgcatgcggcgattggtgtgtgcacttgcactgagacagtatactctctctctctctctctcacacacacacacacacacacacacacacacatatgtatccgagtgtatgatgataataataatagtaatcggtttattgatttgcATGCGGCcaggggctgaaaatatacatgtgtgtgtatttatatatatgtatatgtgtgttgtttgttatatatatatatatatatatatatatatatatatatatattatatatatatatatatattatatatatatatatattcatacataaatacattcatacacacacacacacacacacacacacacaacacacacacacacatatatatataatatatatatatataatatatatatatatatatatatatatatatatatatagtatatatatatctgtgtgtgtgtgtgttgtgttaatatatatatatatatatatatatatatatatatatatatatatatataatatagagagagagagagagagagagagagagagagagagagagagagatggatagatagatacatacatacatacatatgtatatatatacatacatacatacatacatatatatagatagatagatagatagatagatagatagatagatagatagatagatagataataagatatatagatatatacacagtatatataagatatatatttatattcatatatattatatgtatctataatatatatatatattatataaaatatatatatattatatatatatatgcatatatatatataatcatatatatatatatatatatatatatatatatatatatatataatatatatatgtatatatatgtatgtattcacatacacacatacacatacaaacacacacacacacacacacaccccatacacacacacacagacacacacgcacacacacacacacacacacacacacacacaacacacacacacacacacacacacacacaccacacacacacacacacataccacacacatatatatatataatattatatatatatatatatatatatatatatatatagtatatatattgtatgtatatatatacacatattatgatatgtatatatctatatatatataaaatattatatatattatatatatatatatatatatatcagcagcagcagcagcagcaagaggctaacgccgacgggggcgaatggccgcatttccaccttcgcttccaaccacgagggtcactcatgacgagtctccaggcaggccctcggcccatctctaactcctcgcgacatgtctcatcgagctgccaagccatggccttcagggtcgtccacaggcctctccacccagggttgtctcgcaagagacaacctgatgggcagggttatccacacgagctaggtgcccaaatagcctgagttggcgattccgattatgcaagtaataggtcccatgccagtctcatatgtgttatatatatagatatatatatatatattatatatatatatatatataatatataatattatgtcatatatatatatataaatatatatatatgtagatagtagatagatagatagatagatagatatagatatatatatgtgtgtgtgtgtgtgtgtgtgtgtgtatacttacacacacacacacacacacacacacacacacacacacacacaccacaacacatatatatatatatatatatatatattatatatatatatatatatataatatatatatatatgtatatgtatatataagtatatgttattatatataatatatataaatatatatatatatatataatatatatatatatatacgtatataataatactacatacaacatacacaacacacacacacacacacacacacacacacacacacacacacacacacacacacacacacacacacacatatatatatatatatgtatatatgtatatatatatatatatatatatatatatatatatatgtatatatgtatatgtatatatatatatatattatatatacgtatatacatacatgcatacacacatacgcacacacatacacacacacacacataacacacacacacacacacacacacacacacacacacacatatatatataatatataaatatatatatatatatatatatatatatatatatgtatatatatatatatatatattatatatatatatatatatatatatatatatatatatacatatatattcatatatatgttacagtaaagttgtgaaatcagggatttcacgaaatccctaaaattttcagtaaattcatgaaatcacttTCACTctgggatttcgtgaatttactgaaatatccaggaaattcacgaaatccctgaaatactatccttgcttttacactatcttactggatggcttcagtaagactatgaaatcggaaaatatattttgataaatgattattttttcaattcatgCCCATTAGTtgctttatattgttattgcatCCCTACCTAGTTTGGCTGTTACATAAGTttaagtgaatggtaaaacactatcgtgttgatactatgatagaaaaacccacaatgcaaaactagattaaaactgcatagtgctatgtacatacacttcttctcataccatcctctccatgtaaagagaggtgctGTCACTTCGCTGTTCCTCCACGCCCTCCGCCTCTGTGACCCACAGTaccggatggagagatcgacttacTGCGTCTTTCGTTcttcaaactgggctaccctcgtcatgttctcgacgtcgagTTATCCAgggcagcggcgcgaattgtctttccttccgctgatgtccactcccgcagactggtggaatcaacCTGAATAGCGGCTTtactcctgctgacagtctcctcgcttcccacatcctccgctttCTCCCGTATGCCGACCACCCTGCACATAGTCCGCCCGtccctccgacctgatctgacctccattcgtctgttctcacctgctccgtgttaccgcgttgcctttcctctctctcttttatacctcctcctctccctttccccttagcctccaggctagtacagtggtaacgtgtcggcttctcttccgagaagttgcaactgtcgcctggaggttactgctgcggcgggtaaggactaggtttacccgagtcagcaccagctgacacacgagtGAGTCGGCATTATTCGACATAGGCCGGGCTCCCCtaatgggcatagcccgggcgaggctaagtttcgcatatcggacttatccttatcccttcctcttcagacctgtgaATTGCTTTTAAAGCTCCCTTTAATTATCGTTCTGTCCATGATGGCTTCTGAGAGTACTGAAGAGAGATTCAAGAGTGAGCTgttcaaatgttatgaagaaagcaagaaatatctTATCCCAAAGGTTGAGTACTACAGAAGGATAGACAACATTAAATCTGCATCATCAGATAGTCATATGAAGAGTAGAAGTGACTTATCTTCTGTCCAAgtaagttattttgtttatttgttgtaaatcCCTGAGATATAATTAGTTTTTATTACCTATTATGATACACTGTTAATTATTGGTGTTACTTTTATGTCAGATAACAGAGAAAGTTTCTCTGACAGAGCACCAGTTCCAAACCTAGACGTAATGTCAGCAAGAAATCCCACGCGTGACACCTATGTAGCATTTGTTATGAAATTCTGGTTGATGACTATGACCAGCATTTCTTGTCTGGCTGCAGAAGGAGCAAGAACATTTGGTAACAGAGACTACAAGTAAGACATCAATTTTTCACGAAAATAAGTTAGCACTGTAaggattaaaatcatcattgttataactagTTCACATACTGCTTGACTATTTcatacagactgacagatatgttTTATAAGCATGGCATATGATATGATCAATCTATGGTTCGTATTTCTTTGTAGTAACTGCTGCCCCAAACCCTAGCCACTGACTTTAACATTTATGgagcaaataagaataatatttgctctaaaatagtagtgataattatagttttactgaattaatgcattctatttcttttcagataTGAAGTCCTCCAATGTGTGACGTGGAAAAGCTTATGAAAAAACCGACAAAAGCAGATGAGCCACCCCTGTATTATGTAACTGTTGAGGAGACTTTTGACGTCCTCAAATGTGCTCATATTGcaaaaggacatatatatatatacatatatatatatatatatatatatatatatatatatatataaaatatatatatattgtgtgtgtgtgtgtgtgtgtgtgtgtgtgtgtgtggggtgggggtgtgggggttttgtggggggggaaaaataatttaaatatatagagatatattttatatataatatatttttaatatatatatatattcaaaattaaacccacacacaaaaaatattaaatataatatataaataatattttttaatggggaatagttttaatataaaatatatattttaatagattaaaaatttttaaaaattttaaaattttaaatttataaatatatatgagagaatagaatatatagtatattttttaaaaaaaaaaataaaatatatatatataaatatatatataataaaatatattttaaaatataaaattataaaatttttttgtgtgttttatatatatataaaaatttttttaaatattaaaatatatattttataatatataatatataaaatataaaaattttcaataggtaacacaacaaatataataaaaatatataatataaataaaagggataatatatatgtatttttataaaacataatatataatatataaaaattattttattattcttatattagatatattataaaattttaatatatatataatattatatataaaaattaataatataatgttacaaatacataaaaaacacaaacaaaataaaattttatatagggtttttatataaaattatatatataattttatataatattttataatatttgtatataaaataatatatataatatatataatatagtatattttaaaatcacaTCATCAACAACGGTAGCTCAGGGTTTGGGAGCGCCgggacctctccccatccttccccacaaaaactcgatcttacgtttttctttccattgtaccatcgacagcccgaaaaatttttctttgatattgtcgctcgtcTTGTTTTGGGTGCCTTTTCCCTCGGTTTCCCCACCATCCCTGCCCAGcaagtttttaaaacttttccctttctttacagggaccaaaaaacctttaatttcctcttgaaaAAGATGCCAAAACAGgggttttttacaattatttttctcagaaattcatcattcgtcttcttctcgtcCAGTAATAGGCAGTATCGTctgaacaccacatttaaaaaacttttgatcttttcttgtctatctacttaaacCCCCAAACACTCAAAAAACCTAgggatgaaatttggggaaaaactaagagttaaataacctcagctttgtccgaagaAAATGTTTGGGGTTTCTTTCCAGATGTATTGAgagaaatttggggggttttttttggcaatggtaattctttttttttatcgggggGTGAATCGCCATTTTTTAGTTAAAACACCCCAAGTTTAAGTAaaccctttcacttttttccaaaatttttcctttgtgaAACCATGTTCATTCATTGCTCTTcccgggttatctttgaattttctttgtttcttttttttcttggaaattaagaaaaaagccacCCTTTTTTCGTTTGGGattctctaactttattagtaGTTGAAATTTTCAGTGTACTCTggcaataaaaaattatcatgggGCGTCCCTCAGTTTTGATTTTTGGGGTATCCCCCCAAACCCACAGTTCCataaaaaattctctagagcaccttcaaaatttgggtttcaaaaataatattaaaaggtgCGGGAACAGAAAAAACCCCGCCCGTACTCCTTTTTTGATTTGGGGAACCATTctgtaacccataagtggtttttaaGCTGCTTTTTTTGGTCATAAAAAGGCTTTTTAAGTTGgatgtttgttttttgggaaaaattttcatatCGTACAGGTTTTCCCAAGAGGAAAATCGTgtaaaacagtatcaaaagcttttcacAAATCGATGAAACAAAGgataggttttttttgttttctctttttttctcatgataaatttttaaattttagaatcttTTTCTGGTCCCCTTTCCAGGGAAAAACCTGCTATTTTCGTTGCAAGATCTTTTCTTAACTTCAAACtcatctttcagcaataattttcaaaaaaatttttgctgctgtaaATTTATTAAGGAAATTTgtctattattgttgctttgggagtgcgtccccttttttggg encodes the following:
- the LOC119573931 gene encoding sphingomyelin phosphodiesterase-like — protein: MKEVTRLLDLRRLLASERLPDEPRRSLLCSTCSVGVAQIIQEVENGAAPEAIAGQLTDLCVALGVATLNVCQHFFALAEPQLHWIILNRHITGKDACGMLFVGFGCETDNPERVWEVSLPDTPKPPIQPPTLPEPGSPVMRVLHLADTHFDPFYKPGSNAECDDVFYCCREESGPPERPEAAAGHWGDYRFCDAPKWLLQEMYSHIANTHQDIDFIVWTGDLIPHNLWNTTREGNLDVTRQAIQMVKDSFPGIPVFPAIGNHESHPVNAFPQPYIENEFDISWLYDEISALWATWLPADVAASVTYSAFYSTLIKPGLRILSINTNYCYSFNWWLLFDDVDPAAELAWMAQELQRAEDAGEKAYVVSHHPPGHRDCSKTWSHQYNRIVHSATFFVKIVSSCSLCSKMFLPFCTQTKKLVISQPEFLTNANRCHQAIRDKTN